The following nucleotide sequence is from Psychroserpens sp. Hel_I_66.
TAAAATCGGAAAATGGCACCTTCATTTTCTTAAGAATCGAAACCACATCCAATCCAGAACATCCTGCCAAAGAAGACAACATCATTGCTTTTGGTCTTAAACCAGAATTGTGACCTCCATGCTCTTGTGAGGTGTCCATAGTTAGTAGATGACCACTAGGATTATCAGACTCAAACTGTAAATTTCCTTTCCAATGAGTGACGACTTTATGAGACATATCTAAAGAATTTTTCGTTTATTGTTAACTCAAAAATACTACTAAAAAAAACAAAATATGGCATTAGTTACTCCTTTATCTGCGGAACATGATCCCGAAACAAAAGAACTTGCAACCTTTTTTAATGAGACGCTTGGGTTTTGTCCAAATTCGGTATTAACAATGCAACGTCGTCCTGCCATTTCAAAGGCGTTTATAAATTTAAACAAAGCTGTAATGGCTAATGAGGGTCGTGTGACTTCTGCTTTAAAACGAATGATTGCGTGGGTTTCTAGTAACGCTACAGGTTGTCGTTATTGCCAAGCTCACGCTATTCGTGCTGCAGAACGTTATGGTGCAGAGCAAGAGCAATTAGATAATATTTGGGATTACAGAACACACAGTGCATTTAGCGAAGCAGAGCGTGCTGCACTAGATTTTAGTCTCGCTGCTTCTCAAGTACCAAATGCTGTAAATGCAGATATTAAAGAGCGTTTATACAAACATTGGAATGAAGGAGAAATCGTAGAAATGCTTGGAGTTATTTCATTGTTTGGTTATCTCAACCGTTGGAATGATTCTATGGGAACAGACATTGAAGAGGGAGCGGTAGAAACCGGAAACCAATATTTGGGCAAGCATGGTTTTGAGGTTGGTAAGCATGATGGATCTAAATATTAATTATGGAAGATTCTTATTGTCCTAATTGCCAAGAATTAATTTCAAAAATAGAATTTGAATGCTCTAACTGTGGGTTTCCAATATCTGGAACTGAAAAAGAAAAATCAATTTTTATTGGAAAACAAATTGCAAATAAATCTAAAATTGGTAACGCTAAAGCGTCTCAGAATAAAGTAAGACTTATTCTTTATATCATAGGAGGATTTCAGGTTTTTAATGGAGTTCTTGCTATTTATCAAGGTTTTGAAATGGTTGATTATATGTTCTACTTCATCTTGGGATTACTATTTATAATTTTTGGGTTTCTCTCACCTAAACAACCATTAGTTTTTATATCACTGGCACTAGCACTTTTATTGGCGTATTATGTATTTCTCTACACCATTGACCCTCAACTAATATTTCAAGGCATTGTTTGGAGACTAGTGGGAATTGCATTTTTAATTTATGGGTTGGTAAACTCTTTTGAAGAACGCAAACTTAAAAAGGGAAATAAATTTTTGAATAAGAGCTAATAAATATGTTTCGAAATTTGAATCAACCTCTTCTTTCCATACTTCGGAAAATAGAGGTTTTTTATACTTCCCTAATTAAAAACACCTGTTCACTCATTACTGGTTTTTAAAATCGTAATGCTATTATAGATTTGAGTCATCAAACCACCACACTATGACTCGATTTCTACTTTTTATCTTCTTAATCTCTTCAATAGCATATTCACAAGAAGGCATTGTCTCCGGAACATTAAAATCACAAACAGACGGGTTGCCATTACCAGGCGTGAGCGTCATTGTAAAAGGCACAACAAGAGGCGTGCAAACCGATTTTGATGGTTATTACCGTATCAAATGTTGGGTTGGCGAAACGCTTATTTACAGTTTTGTAGGGATGAAATCTCGTGAGGTGAGAGTGACGCCTCAGTTATTTAAAAGTCAAACACATGACGCGATTATAGAGGAAATCCCTGTTAAACCCATCGAAAGCGATGCGTATAAAAAAGCCATAAAAGACAAGACAAGTGCTAAACTATTGATTCCCGATTTACAACAAACCAATCGTACCTACAATAAACTAAATGATTATCAGTACCAAAAAATTAAACATATTGACGTAAAAAACAAAACCGTAAACTTTACCTATTTTGATCCCAGTATTTTTTATGAAGTTGGCTTTAATAGTATTTTTGGAGTTCAGTATTTTAAGGATAGAAATCTTCCAAAGCTCCAATCTACCTATGCGCAAGGTGTATCTCAAAATGGGGAACTCACATTTCAAGGTGCAGATACTGGGAATCCGTTTTCATACGGACCAAAAATTAGCAATTTAGAATTTGATGGCAGTAATTACGAATATGATCTAAACGGTCAATTAGTTGCGTTGGGAGCAGGTAATGGCAATTTGGCAAATCGTTATGATAATTCGGTTTTAGACACTTCTATTAAAACGTCAAACCATTTGTTTTTTAATATGTCTTCAGAAAAAAGCCTCATCGAACTGAATTACATAAATACAACACTAAAAGATGTTTTTAACAGGGAACAAAGCCAAGGAAATGATTTAAGTTTCTCATTTAAAAGAAAAGGTAAAAGCATCAATAATCTTAACTGGATGGCTTTTGTAAAGTATGGCGATTTTGAAAACAACCAACCCAATATCAACGGATTCATAAATAACGTTTTGCTCAATACTTGGGCAACACCTCCAACGTTTAGCAATAATCAAGGTACTGTTCTTCAAGATTTCTCTCCTCGTCGCTTTAATGCAAATTTTAATAATCCCAATTGGCTACTTGGCAATAATCAAAACAGCGATACCAATCAATTCTTTATTGCAACCCTTCAAAATGACATAGATCTTTCAGAGAAAATAAACATTGAAAGCAACCTGAGTTATACTCAAAATAAAAACACCCAGAATTTCGGTTTAATAGCAACTACTGCTGGATTTGAAGATGGTTATCTAACTTCAAAATCTATAAAAAATGATGATTTCAATGCTTTATTAAAATTTCATTTTA
It contains:
- a CDS encoding OsmC family protein, which produces MSHKVVTHWKGNLQFESDNPSGHLLTMDTSQEHGGHNSGLRPKAMMLSSLAGCSGLDVVSILKKMKVPFSDFRIDTYGELTDEHPKYYHTVSVEYHFYGNELDQKKIEKAVHMSIDTYCGVMEMFRRFSEVKTSIHYHN
- a CDS encoding carboxymuconolactone decarboxylase family protein — translated: MALVTPLSAEHDPETKELATFFNETLGFCPNSVLTMQRRPAISKAFINLNKAVMANEGRVTSALKRMIAWVSSNATGCRYCQAHAIRAAERYGAEQEQLDNIWDYRTHSAFSEAERAALDFSLAASQVPNAVNADIKERLYKHWNEGEIVEMLGVISLFGYLNRWNDSMGTDIEEGAVETGNQYLGKHGFEVGKHDGSKY